From a single Bacillus sp. NEB1478 genomic region:
- the mutS gene encoding DNA mismatch repair protein MutS: protein MSQYTPMMQQYLSIKAAHQDAFLFFRLGDFYEMFFEDAVKASQILEITLTSREGGQNGRIPMCGVPYHSSAGYIKVLVENGYKVAICEQVEDPKQSVGVVKREVIQIITPGTVIDDHLLQDRENNYLVSIEKQDQSYAYILCDLSTGEMKGYLYEGSHLPFIQLLLSHGVKEIVGDEALHNEWNEYISQHGQASISIKEENEIDDKFNHLAENITQPLLINAAGRLFHYLSFTQKRSFHHLKAIEYQQNEKRMKLDAFSKRNLELTESIRAKGKKGSLLWLLDATMTAMGARKLKQWVEEPLFVKETIEKRLQLVENLIGEFFIREEMKEQLKSVYDMERLIAKISYGNASPRDLVQLRRSLQSVPVIREKMKQIDGDYANALYEKMTDHGELADFLQSALCEEAPIQIKEGGIIKKGFNDKLDEYKDASTNGKEWIVSLEQKEKISTGIKSLKIGFNKIFGYYIEVTRSNLSMVPDRYERKQTLANAERYVTPELKEKESIILEAEEKISGLEYSLFLEVREHVKQYIPGLQQLASAISELDVVQSFASISEQYHYVRPVISENGKVTIIGGRHPVVEKVMDAQEYVPNDIHLNNDRNMLLITGPNMAGKSTYMRQLALTSVMMQIGCFVPAESAELPMFDQIFTRIGAADDLVGGQSTFMVEMLETNFALTSATENSLILLDEIGRGTSTYDGMALAQSIIEFIHGKINAKTLFSTHYHELTVLENTLSSLKNVFVSAIEENGRLVFLHKVIDGQADKSFGIQVAELAELPEEVICRAKTILNSYENQQSNGPDPSIKEVSAAAEEEFIESQLSLFSEKQSQRKLKDPKEIDVIKELKSINLLEMTPMDAMNVIYKLQGKLK from the coding sequence ATGTCGCAATATACTCCAATGATGCAACAATATTTATCCATTAAGGCAGCTCATCAAGATGCCTTTTTATTTTTTAGATTAGGTGATTTTTATGAAATGTTTTTCGAAGATGCTGTTAAAGCATCACAGATATTAGAAATTACATTAACGAGCAGAGAAGGCGGCCAAAATGGACGTATTCCTATGTGTGGCGTGCCATATCATTCATCTGCAGGATACATAAAAGTACTTGTTGAAAACGGCTATAAAGTGGCGATTTGTGAACAGGTAGAAGATCCAAAACAATCCGTAGGGGTAGTTAAAAGGGAAGTTATTCAAATTATTACTCCGGGAACAGTAATTGATGACCATTTATTGCAGGATCGTGAAAATAATTATCTTGTTTCTATAGAAAAACAAGATCAATCGTATGCTTATATTTTGTGCGATTTATCAACTGGTGAAATGAAAGGTTATTTATATGAAGGAAGTCATTTGCCATTTATTCAGCTTCTCTTAAGTCATGGGGTTAAAGAAATCGTGGGAGATGAAGCATTACATAATGAATGGAATGAATATATCTCACAACATGGCCAAGCATCTATTTCTATAAAAGAAGAAAATGAAATAGATGATAAATTCAATCATTTAGCTGAAAATATTACACAGCCATTATTAATAAATGCTGCAGGTAGATTGTTTCATTATTTAAGCTTTACGCAAAAAAGATCGTTTCATCATTTGAAGGCAATTGAATATCAGCAAAATGAAAAAAGAATGAAATTAGATGCCTTTTCTAAAAGAAATCTAGAATTAACAGAATCAATTCGTGCAAAAGGAAAAAAAGGATCTTTACTTTGGCTGCTAGATGCAACGATGACAGCGATGGGGGCAAGAAAGCTTAAACAATGGGTAGAAGAGCCTCTATTTGTAAAAGAGACAATTGAAAAACGTCTACAATTAGTGGAAAACCTTATCGGCGAATTTTTTATTCGGGAAGAAATGAAAGAACAGCTGAAATCTGTTTATGATATGGAGAGGCTCATTGCAAAAATCTCGTATGGAAATGCGAGCCCAAGAGACTTGGTTCAGCTTAGACGTTCATTACAAAGTGTTCCTGTCATTAGAGAAAAGATGAAGCAGATTGATGGAGATTACGCCAATGCACTTTATGAAAAGATGACAGATCATGGTGAACTTGCTGATTTCCTGCAATCAGCTCTTTGTGAAGAAGCTCCGATTCAAATTAAAGAAGGCGGAATTATAAAGAAGGGCTTTAATGACAAATTAGACGAGTATAAAGACGCGAGCACGAACGGAAAAGAGTGGATCGTTTCTTTAGAGCAGAAAGAAAAAATATCGACGGGGATTAAGTCGTTAAAAATTGGATTTAATAAAATATTTGGCTACTATATTGAAGTAACGAGATCGAATTTGTCTATGGTGCCCGATCGGTATGAACGAAAACAAACATTAGCTAATGCAGAACGCTATGTAACTCCTGAATTAAAAGAAAAAGAAAGTATCATTTTAGAAGCAGAAGAGAAAATATCAGGTCTTGAGTATTCACTGTTTTTAGAAGTAAGAGAGCATGTGAAGCAATATATTCCTGGGCTACAGCAACTTGCTTCAGCTATTTCTGAACTGGATGTTGTTCAATCTTTTGCGTCGATCAGTGAACAATATCATTACGTAAGACCAGTTATTTCTGAAAATGGGAAGGTAACAATCATTGGCGGCCGGCATCCTGTTGTTGAAAAAGTAATGGATGCACAAGAATATGTTCCAAACGATATACATTTAAATAATGACCGCAATATGCTGCTGATTACAGGTCCTAACATGGCAGGTAAAAGTACTTATATGCGCCAGTTGGCACTCACTTCTGTTATGATGCAGATTGGTTGTTTTGTTCCTGCAGAGAGCGCAGAGCTCCCGATGTTCGATCAGATTTTTACACGGATTGGTGCTGCAGATGATCTTGTAGGCGGTCAGAGTACCTTTATGGTAGAAATGCTGGAAACGAACTTTGCTCTTACAAGCGCAACTGAAAATAGCCTAATTTTACTTGATGAAATAGGAAGAGGTACATCTACTTATGACGGTATGGCCCTTGCGCAATCCATCATCGAGTTTATACATGGAAAAATAAATGCAAAGACATTATTTTCGACTCATTATCATGAGTTAACCGTTTTAGAAAATACACTTTCCTCTTTAAAAAATGTATTTGTAAGTGCTATAGAAGAGAATGGAAGACTCGTATTTTTGCATAAAGTAATTGACGGACAAGCAGATAAAAGTTTTGGTATTCAAGTTGCAGAGCTGGCAGAGCTTCCAGAAGAAGTGATATGTAGGGCAAAGACGATATTAAATTCTTATGAGAATCAGCAAAGTAATGGGCCAGATCCTTCCATAAAAGAAGTTTCGGCAGCCGCAGAAGAAGAATTTATAGAAAGTCAGTTAAGTTTATTCTCAGAAAAACAATCGCAAAGAAAACTTAAAGACCCAAAAGAAATCGATGTAATTAAAGAGCTGAAATCCATTAATCTTTTAGAAATGACACCAATGGATGCAATGAATGTGATTTACAAGCTTCAAGGAAAGCTGAAATAA
- the mutL gene encoding DNA mismatch repair endonuclease MutL codes for MGKIVQMDEHLSNKIAAGEVVERPASVVKELVENSIDANASRIEVEVEEGGLSLIRVLDNGDGIEPEDCVLAFNRHATSKIKSEQDLIHIRTMGFRGEALPSISSVSQVELKTSTGDRPGTYLFIENGRIVKQEQTSSRKGTDVNVRNLFYNTPARLKHLKTIQTELGAITDLMNRLALANPQVAFRLKHNGKELLQTSGNDNLQQIIASVYGIQTAKNMIPVSFSSLDYEVTGFIAKPEVNRASRQYISLFMNGRYIKNYSLSKAIQNAYHTFLPIGRFPIAVLSIKMDPTIIDVNVHPSKHEARLSKETELVQLVENELRKTIKAQQLIPDVHIPRKEQRPKDMDYQSAFSFQYSQTNEGSNPNYQPSETSPTGFQQTRLAETVSDDTENKHIREMVDTLLEDKTTIQQVQHSGNQMDDNNNVDNENEKLPVLYPIGQMHGTYILAQNENGLYLIDQHAAQERIKYEFFRKKVGRVEREVQLLTVPYTFEYTSHEAAFIKENLDFFAQVGLFLEPFGQNTFIVREHPQWFPKGYEKETMLDIIQQVLDNKKINIEKLREEAAIMMSCKGSIKANHHLRNDEIFALLQSLRAAEDPYTCPHGRPVTIHLSTYELEKMFKRVM; via the coding sequence ATGGGCAAAATCGTACAGATGGATGAACATTTATCAAACAAAATCGCTGCTGGTGAAGTAGTCGAGCGCCCGGCCTCTGTTGTTAAAGAATTAGTTGAAAATTCAATTGATGCAAACGCCTCAAGAATTGAAGTGGAAGTGGAAGAAGGTGGTCTTTCACTCATCCGTGTATTAGATAATGGAGATGGAATTGAACCAGAAGATTGTGTGCTCGCTTTTAACCGTCACGCGACGAGTAAAATAAAAAGCGAACAAGATCTCATTCACATCCGAACAATGGGATTTAGAGGAGAAGCGTTGCCGAGTATCTCTTCTGTTTCACAAGTAGAGCTAAAAACATCAACAGGAGATCGGCCGGGAACGTATCTATTTATCGAAAATGGCAGAATTGTAAAACAAGAGCAAACCAGCAGCAGAAAAGGTACTGATGTAAACGTTAGAAATTTATTTTACAATACACCTGCCCGTCTTAAACACTTAAAAACGATTCAAACGGAGCTTGGAGCTATAACCGATCTTATGAATCGCCTAGCGTTGGCTAATCCGCAAGTTGCTTTTCGCTTAAAGCATAACGGAAAAGAGTTGCTACAAACTTCTGGTAATGATAACCTTCAGCAGATTATCGCTTCTGTTTATGGCATTCAAACAGCCAAAAATATGATTCCGGTATCGTTTTCATCACTCGATTATGAAGTTACTGGTTTTATTGCAAAACCAGAGGTGAACAGAGCTTCTAGACAATATATTTCTCTTTTCATGAATGGACGGTATATAAAAAATTATTCACTATCAAAAGCTATTCAAAATGCGTATCATACGTTTTTGCCAATTGGAAGGTTTCCGATTGCTGTATTATCAATCAAAATGGATCCTACGATCATTGATGTGAATGTTCACCCTTCCAAACATGAAGCTAGGTTAAGTAAAGAAACAGAGCTAGTCCAGCTCGTGGAAAATGAACTAAGAAAAACGATTAAAGCGCAGCAATTAATTCCAGACGTTCATATACCAAGAAAAGAACAAAGACCCAAAGATATGGATTATCAATCTGCTTTTTCATTTCAATACAGCCAAACAAATGAAGGATCTAATCCTAACTATCAGCCATCTGAAACTAGTCCAACTGGATTTCAACAAACTAGATTGGCTGAAACAGTGTCTGATGATACAGAAAATAAGCATATTAGAGAAATGGTAGATACTTTGTTGGAAGATAAAACGACTATTCAACAAGTCCAACATTCAGGTAATCAAATGGATGATAATAACAATGTTGATAATGAAAATGAAAAGCTTCCTGTACTATATCCGATCGGACAAATGCATGGTACTTATATACTGGCACAAAATGAAAATGGACTTTACTTAATTGACCAGCATGCTGCTCAGGAGCGGATTAAATATGAATTTTTCAGAAAAAAAGTAGGACGGGTAGAGCGCGAGGTTCAGCTTTTGACTGTACCTTACACATTTGAATATACGAGTCATGAAGCTGCTTTCATAAAGGAAAACCTGGATTTCTTCGCACAAGTCGGATTGTTCTTAGAGCCATTTGGACAAAATACGTTTATTGTAAGAGAACATCCGCAATGGTTCCCGAAAGGCTATGAAAAAGAAACGATGTTAGATATTATTCAGCAAGTATTGGATAACAAAAAAATTAATATTGAAAAACTTAGAGAAGAAGCAGCGATTATGATGTCTTGCAAAGGTTCAATTAAAGCAAATCATCACTTAAGAAATGATGAGATTTTCGCATTATTGCAATCCCTGCGTGCGGCCGAGGATCCCTATACTTGTCCGCATGGAAGACCTGTTACGATTCATCTATCAACTTATGAACTTGAAAAAATGTTTAAAAGAGTCATGTAG
- a CDS encoding outer spore coat protein CotE, with protein sequence MSRRVEQELTYREIITKAVCGKGRKFSQETHTIAPTHRPTSILGCWIINHTYKPNRKDDCVEVEGSYDINVWYSYNDNTRTEVVTETIQFKDTVVLSVRDKHAMGKQFEVYCRALQEPNTLEATISPNGNKVIVQVEREFVCEIIGETKVCVYVNPDGFDDENTRDWEYDVDEEDFNDLDPNFLVGDLEE encoded by the coding sequence TTACAGAGAAATCATTACTAAAGCTGTTTGCGGTAAAGGACGAAAATTCTCACAGGAAACTCACACAATTGCACCGACTCATCGACCTACAAGCATTTTAGGATGCTGGATCATCAACCATACCTACAAACCAAATCGAAAAGATGATTGTGTTGAAGTTGAGGGCTCATATGATATTAATGTTTGGTATTCTTATAATGACAATACGAGAACAGAAGTAGTAACTGAAACGATTCAATTTAAAGATACAGTTGTTCTTAGTGTCAGAGATAAGCATGCGATGGGTAAACAATTTGAAGTTTATTGCAGAGCCCTGCAGGAACCTAATACACTTGAAGCTACTATTTCACCAAATGGCAATAAAGTAATCGTGCAAGTAGAAAGAGAGTTTGTATGTGAAATAATCGGTGAAACAAAGGTTTGTGTATATGTAAATCCAGATGGTTTTGATGATGAGAACACAAGAGATTGGGAATATGATGTAGATGAAGAAGATTTTAATGACCTTGATCCTAATTTTTTAGTTGGAGATTTAGAGGAATAA